AGTCGTTTCCCCCGCCCCCATGTCGCGGCTCCAGCCGCGCCATGAACGGTCATGTCAGGTACTGGGAGAGGGCGCGCTTGACGTAGCGGCCGTCGCCCTTGCTGCCGAGGTACCGGTTGCCGTCGACGATGACCTTGCCGCGCGAGATGACCGTGTCGACGTGGCCGTCGATCTCGTAGCCCTCCCACGCCGAGTGGTCCATGTTCATGTGGTGGGTGGCGGCGCTGATCGTGGTGTGACCGTTCGGGTCGTAGATCACGACATCCGCATCCGCGCCCGGCTGGATGACGCCCTTCTTGCCGTACATGCCGAACATCCGCGCGGGGGTCGTGCTGGTGAGCTCGACCCAGCGCTCGAGGGTGAGCTCGCCGGTGACGACGCCCTGGTACATGAGGTCTAAGCGGTGCTCGAGCGAGCCGATGCCGTTCGGGATCTTGCGGAAGTCGCCCCGGCCGAGCTCCTTCTGACCCTTCATGCAGAACGGGCAGTGGTCGGTCGACACCATCTGCAGGTCGTTGGTGCGCAGCGCCTGCCACATGTGGTCCTGGTGGCCCTCCTCGCGCGAGCGCAGCGGCGTGGAGCACACCCACTTGGCGCCCTCGAAGGCCCCCCACTCCTCGCTCGACGCCCCCAACTGGTCCTCGAGCGAGAGGTACAGGTACTGCGGGCAGGTCTCGCCGAACACGTTCTGACCCTTGTCGCGCGCCCAGGCGAGCTGCTCGACGGCCTGCTTCGCGCTCACGTGCACGACGTAGAGCGGCGCACCCGTGAGGTTCGCGAGCATGATCGCGCGGTGGGTGGCCTCCTCCTCCATCTGCCAGGCGCGGGCGATGCCGTGGTAGTACGGGTCGGTCTTGCCCTGCTCGACGAGCTGGGCCGCGAGCACGTCGATCGCGGGACCGTTCTCGGCGTGCATCATCGTGAGCAACCCGAGCTCGGCGGCCTTCTGCATGGCCTTGAGGATCTGGCCGTCGTCCGAGTAGAAGACGCCGGGGTAGGCCATGAACATCTTGAAGCTCGTGATGCCCTCCGCCTCGAAGTGATCCATCGCCTGCAGCGAGAACTCGTCGACGCCGCCCATGATCTGGTGGAAGCCGTAGTCGATGGCGCAGTTGCCCGCGGCCTTGGCGTGCCACGTCGCGAGGCCGTCCTCGATGCGGGTGCCGGTGGTCTGCACGGCGAAGTCGATGACGGTCGTCGTGCCGCCCCAGGCGGCTGCCCGGGTACCGGACTCGAAGGTGTCGGATGCCTCGGTGCCGCCGAACGGCAGCTCGAAGTGGGTGTGGGCGTCGATGCCGCCGGGGATCACGTACTTGCCGGCCGCGTCGACCACCGTGTCGACGCCCTGCCGCAGATCGGTGCCGAGCAGCTGCGAGCCGGGGGCGAGCACGGCGACGATCTGTTCGCCGTCGACCAGCACATCCGCCGCGGCGCGGCCGGTGGCCGAGACCACGGTGCCACCGGTGATGAGGGTTGTTGCCATGATGCGCTCCTAGGGCTTCGCGATCTCGGTGTAGGTCTCGGGGCGACGGTCGCGGTAGAACTGCCAGTCGTCGCGCATCTCGCGCACCATGTCGAGCTCGAGGTCGCGCACGAGCAGCTCCTCGTGCTCGCCGGAGCCCTTCTCGCCCACGAAGTTGCCGCGCGGGTCGATCACCTGGCTCGTGCCGTAGAAGTTGACGGCGTCGGCGCCGTACTCGTTGTCCTCGAGCCCCACCCGGTTGGGCTGCAGCACGAAGTAGCCGTTGGCGACGGCCGCCGCAGGCCCCTCGACCTCCCACAAGCGGTTGGAGAGGCCCGGCTTGGTGGCGTTCGGGTTGAAGACGATGTGCGCGCCGCGCAGGCCGTACTCGCGCCATCCCTCCGGGAAGTGCCGGTCGTAGCAGATGTAGGTGCCGACGGAGCCGACCGCCGTCTCGAACACCGGATAGCCGAGGTTGCCGGGCCGGAAGTAGAACTTCTCCCAGAACTTCTCGACGTGCGGGATGTGGATCTTGCGGTACTTCCCGAGGATCGTGCCGTCGGCATCCACCACGACCGTCGTGTTGTAGTAGACGCCGGTCTGCTCCTCCTCGTAGATCGGCAGCACCGTCACCACGCCGAGCTCTTTCGCGATCGAGGCGAAGCGCTGCACGATCGGACCGTCGGCGGGCTCGGCGTAGCGGTAGTACTTCTTGTCCTGCGTGATGCCGAAGTAGGGGCCGTAGAACAGCTCCTGGAAGCACATGACCTGCGCGCCCTGCGCGGCCGCGTCTCGGAGGAAGCCCTCGTGCTTGTCCAGCATGGATTCCTTGTCGCCGGTCCAGGTGGTCTGGCTGATCGCGGCTCGGACGACGGTCATCGTGTCTCCCTCGAAGTTGCTATTTGTTATCTTTCGACGTAAACATTTCTCTGACGTTACGCACTGTGACGTAGGCGTAAAACTACGGCGGTTGGGATGAAGTCGGTAGCCCTGGCGATCGAGGAGCGCACCCCCCACGGCATCGCCACGGGCATCGCGCGCCTCATCACGACCGGCGACCTCGCGCCCGGCGACCGGCTGCCGACGGTGCGCGAACTGGCGGCCGAGCTCGGCGTCTCCCCGGCCACCGTCTCGCACGCCTGGCAGACGCTGGCATCCGCCGGGCTCATCACGAGCCGCGGACGCAGCGGCAGCTTCGTGCGCGCCGAACCGCGCGAATGGCTGCCGCGCCGCTACCGCGGGCTCGACGGGCAGCAGGGCGCGCGGCTCGACCTCTCGCGCGGCACCCCCGACCCCGAGCTGCTGCCCGCGCTCGGCCCCGCGCTCGCCCGCGTGGGCGCGCGGGCCGACACCGCGAGCTACCAGGCCAAACCCGACATCCCCGAGCTGCACGACCTGCTGCGCGCCACCTGGCCGGCCCCCGTCGAATCCATCACCGTGCTCAACGGCGCCCTCGACGCGATCGACCGCGCCCTCGCGGCGCTCGTGCGCTTCGGCGACCGGGTGGTCGTGGAGAACCCCACCTTCCCCCCGTTCATCGACCTGCTCGAGCACTACGGTCTCGAGGCGGTCGGAGTGGAGCTCGACGCCGACGGGATGAAGCCCGACGCCTTCGCGGCGGCGCTCGGCACCGCCCCCGCGATCGTGCTGCTGCAGCCGCGCGCCCACAACCCCACCGGCATCTCGATGACCCCGGCGCGCGCCGAGCAGCTCGCCGGCATCCTCGAGCGCAGCCGCACCGCCCAGGACGCGATCGTCATCGAGGACGACCACTCGGGCGCCATCTCGTCCGCCCCGGATGTGTCGCTCGCGACGTGGCTGCCGCAGCGGGTGCTGCACGTGCGGTCGTTCTCGAAATCCCACGGGCCGGACCTGCGCATCGGGGCGATCGGCGGACCGCGGCCGCTCGTCGACCGCGTCGTCGCCCGGCGCCTGCTCGGGCCCGGGTGGACCAGCCGCATGATGCAGGCGATCCTGCACGAGCTGCTCACGCATCCGAGCTCCATCCACGCCATCGACGAGGCCCGCTGGGCGTATGCGGGGCGCCAGGCGGCACTCGCCGAGGCCGTGCGCGCGGCGGGCGGCTGGCTCGCGGGCGGCGACGGGATCAACGCATGGCTGCGGGTCGCCGACGAGCGCGCCGCGACCGTTCAGCTCGCGGCGGTCGGCATCCGGGTGGCGGCGGGCACCCCGTTCCAACTCGGCGAGGGGCAGGACCCCCACATCCGGGTCACCGTGGGGGCGCTGCGGGAGGACGTGCCCGCGGTGGGCGCGGCGCTCGCGGTCGCCCAGCACGCGTAGGCCTGCGCGGGGCCGGTGCTCTCGAGACGCGTCGCT
The Protaetiibacter larvae DNA segment above includes these coding regions:
- the hydA gene encoding dihydropyrimidinase translates to MATTLITGGTVVSATGRAAADVLVDGEQIVAVLAPGSQLLGTDLRQGVDTVVDAAGKYVIPGGIDAHTHFELPFGGTEASDTFESGTRAAAWGGTTTVIDFAVQTTGTRIEDGLATWHAKAAGNCAIDYGFHQIMGGVDEFSLQAMDHFEAEGITSFKMFMAYPGVFYSDDGQILKAMQKAAELGLLTMMHAENGPAIDVLAAQLVEQGKTDPYYHGIARAWQMEEEATHRAIMLANLTGAPLYVVHVSAKQAVEQLAWARDKGQNVFGETCPQYLYLSLEDQLGASSEEWGAFEGAKWVCSTPLRSREEGHQDHMWQALRTNDLQMVSTDHCPFCMKGQKELGRGDFRKIPNGIGSLEHRLDLMYQGVVTGELTLERWVELTSTTPARMFGMYGKKGVIQPGADADVVIYDPNGHTTISAATHHMNMDHSAWEGYEIDGHVDTVISRGKVIVDGNRYLGSKGDGRYVKRALSQYLT
- a CDS encoding PLP-dependent aminotransferase family protein, whose amino-acid sequence is MKSVALAIEERTPHGIATGIARLITTGDLAPGDRLPTVRELAAELGVSPATVSHAWQTLASAGLITSRGRSGSFVRAEPREWLPRRYRGLDGQQGARLDLSRGTPDPELLPALGPALARVGARADTASYQAKPDIPELHDLLRATWPAPVESITVLNGALDAIDRALAALVRFGDRVVVENPTFPPFIDLLEHYGLEAVGVELDADGMKPDAFAAALGTAPAIVLLQPRAHNPTGISMTPARAEQLAGILERSRTAQDAIVIEDDHSGAISSAPDVSLATWLPQRVLHVRSFSKSHGPDLRIGAIGGPRPLVDRVVARRLLGPGWTSRMMQAILHELLTHPSSIHAIDEARWAYAGRQAALAEAVRAAGGWLAGGDGINAWLRVADERAATVQLAAVGIRVAAGTPFQLGEGQDPHIRVTVGALREDVPAVGAALAVAQHA
- a CDS encoding nitrilase-related carbon-nitrogen hydrolase, whose amino-acid sequence is MTVVRAAISQTTWTGDKESMLDKHEGFLRDAAAQGAQVMCFQELFYGPYFGITQDKKYYRYAEPADGPIVQRFASIAKELGVVTVLPIYEEEQTGVYYNTTVVVDADGTILGKYRKIHIPHVEKFWEKFYFRPGNLGYPVFETAVGSVGTYICYDRHFPEGWREYGLRGAHIVFNPNATKPGLSNRLWEVEGPAAAVANGYFVLQPNRVGLEDNEYGADAVNFYGTSQVIDPRGNFVGEKGSGEHEELLVRDLELDMVREMRDDWQFYRDRRPETYTEIAKP